A window from Chitinivibrionales bacterium encodes these proteins:
- a CDS encoding tetratricopeptide repeat protein translates to MFLQKRSTVIIVLTACFTFMLGASSPTFAQRDVERKKRELQEKLRKLQEQKFKMQNNAQRSQTSKRVDKGTLEQNITRFEGLLAKQCADKKSERCADIMFELATMYYDRARDRYIVNRREYEEAMDRWESSGARGDQPVNPIPDYSEALDMYGQLVEKYPQFKKTDEANYQIGNILLLAGELDKSEHHFRQIVENTPNSIRASAAWFRLGDFAYMNQHNSKALKCFEKVKKEEVKIEVWEMAHYRKAELYYNMAEFDKAVQLFFEYVERCDAGEYVKQEFRGEALEFMAISFSDMPNGATEAIQFFKKIGSRPYEDYIIYTIGMKNRDHGQFDDAIIALQTALKNYPYYKDAPIAQHKLIECYVVKKEHERANQEREKLVDYYQPGSEWYSKNSNERVIIDKARGHVKKALGNICLYYHSEAQQKKDKSLYEKALARYEEFFKKFPDDKWKVYEYKYNCAEVYNSLQEFGNAVDYYWYVATEDLSKYPEYRIDVDSLLYDDPKEYEKARMEAEKGGAKAISQADAGYNAIAALDRLRKKKIAMDGLSDGQAYALPETQKMLQFISEYQKLFPGSSNAAEVAYLGGNIHYMAKAYDKAIADFKFIIDTYATSKFADKSFRMLAKSYASSGEYDLALRKYKELLSRTDPKTKDYQEVIDLGAATIYQKAEEMEKAGNYMGAADVYKSILSEFPKSKVADRGWFEAAVCYEEAKSNELAAATFEELPVKFPKSTLREKAFVRAASNYEKQEKWELAANVYLKAANTITNAEFAIPTLASASECYEKIDNHDMAGKMYEIVFERYADDPKTPQALYKGALILEKGKLYGRAIKAYHILAEKYPKSEFSEDASFSIGICHEKAGNYSAAAEAFSDFAKKFSNKGKQIEALINAGDAYFKLGEMKNAENSYLSATALYDKFKDKGDFSVGSIARAHYRLGDIYSKEFNGIQLTGSRERDVKKAIKEKAKVLEKALKQYAKAVGTGVEEWVLRSTYQIGELFIDFADAEKNQKIFTRRADEKIAAQIKIIMKLEKYYVKAAEKYQWNIEKAHEQNISGSYVDSSINRFMEMGYRRGRLFEEVGELFANSPIPRGLSDEEKRAYKELLEEKRLEAMDAALPKYYEAMELASQLGISQSVWNDSIKARIRIIDPTSEWLTKEIVEWKPAPKDSTQQSMPQGQMEQASEEKGLASVENQSNTEDNSEDIENDTDKKKKRRKRRKRR, encoded by the coding sequence ATGTTCCTACAAAAAAGATCTACAGTAATCATTGTCCTCACCGCATGTTTCACATTCATGCTTGGTGCTTCGAGTCCTACATTTGCCCAAAGAGATGTAGAAAGAAAAAAGAGAGAACTGCAAGAAAAGCTGAGGAAGCTTCAGGAGCAGAAGTTCAAGATGCAAAACAACGCTCAGCGGTCTCAAACCAGCAAGCGTGTTGATAAGGGGACGCTTGAACAGAATATCACACGGTTTGAAGGACTTCTTGCCAAACAGTGTGCCGACAAGAAGAGCGAACGGTGTGCCGATATCATGTTTGAATTGGCTACGATGTACTATGACCGTGCTCGTGACAGGTATATCGTAAATAGAAGAGAGTACGAAGAAGCCATGGATCGGTGGGAATCAAGCGGCGCTCGTGGAGACCAACCCGTAAACCCAATTCCCGATTATTCAGAGGCTCTCGACATGTATGGTCAGTTAGTTGAAAAGTATCCTCAATTCAAGAAAACCGATGAGGCAAACTATCAAATAGGTAATATTCTCCTTCTGGCCGGTGAGCTCGATAAATCCGAGCATCATTTCAGACAAATCGTGGAAAATACACCTAATAGTATTCGTGCCTCTGCTGCATGGTTCCGTCTTGGCGATTTTGCTTATATGAACCAGCACAATTCAAAGGCTTTGAAATGCTTTGAAAAGGTTAAGAAAGAGGAAGTTAAAATTGAAGTGTGGGAGATGGCCCATTACCGAAAAGCCGAATTGTATTACAATATGGCCGAGTTCGATAAAGCGGTTCAGCTCTTTTTTGAATATGTCGAACGATGTGATGCCGGAGAGTATGTCAAACAGGAATTTCGTGGTGAGGCGCTCGAGTTTATGGCCATTTCTTTCTCAGATATGCCGAACGGAGCCACTGAAGCTATCCAATTCTTTAAAAAAATCGGCAGCAGACCTTATGAAGATTACATTATTTATACCATAGGTATGAAAAACAGAGACCATGGCCAGTTCGATGACGCTATTATTGCTCTTCAGACAGCGCTGAAAAATTATCCTTACTACAAAGATGCTCCTATTGCACAGCATAAGCTGATTGAATGTTATGTTGTTAAAAAGGAGCATGAACGGGCCAATCAGGAACGGGAGAAACTGGTTGATTATTATCAGCCCGGAAGTGAATGGTATTCAAAAAATTCAAATGAACGGGTGATTATCGATAAAGCCCGGGGGCATGTCAAAAAGGCTCTTGGTAATATCTGCTTGTACTATCATTCCGAAGCGCAGCAGAAAAAAGATAAGTCTCTTTATGAAAAAGCCCTTGCCAGGTATGAAGAATTCTTCAAGAAATTTCCTGATGATAAGTGGAAAGTCTACGAGTATAAGTACAATTGTGCAGAAGTATACAATAGTCTTCAGGAGTTTGGAAATGCTGTTGATTATTACTGGTATGTTGCCACCGAAGATTTGTCGAAATATCCAGAATACCGGATTGATGTCGACAGTCTTTTATATGATGACCCCAAGGAATATGAGAAAGCGAGAATGGAAGCTGAAAAGGGGGGCGCCAAAGCCATTTCTCAGGCTGACGCAGGATATAATGCTATCGCGGCTTTAGACAGGTTAAGAAAGAAGAAGATTGCTATGGATGGGCTGAGTGATGGTCAGGCCTACGCTTTGCCGGAAACGCAGAAGATGCTTCAGTTTATCAGTGAATACCAAAAATTGTTTCCTGGAAGCAGTAATGCGGCTGAAGTGGCGTATTTGGGTGGAAATATCCATTATATGGCCAAAGCATATGATAAGGCAATTGCCGATTTTAAATTTATAATCGATACTTATGCAACATCGAAGTTTGCCGACAAGTCTTTCAGAATGCTTGCGAAGAGCTATGCGAGTTCCGGCGAATATGATCTGGCATTGAGAAAGTATAAAGAACTTCTGTCTCGGACCGATCCCAAAACAAAGGATTACCAGGAAGTTATCGATCTTGGCGCAGCAACAATATATCAGAAAGCCGAAGAGATGGAAAAGGCCGGTAATTACATGGGAGCGGCTGATGTTTATAAGTCGATTTTAAGTGAATTTCCAAAGAGTAAAGTCGCTGATCGTGGGTGGTTTGAAGCTGCGGTTTGCTATGAGGAAGCAAAAAGTAATGAGCTTGCTGCGGCAACTTTTGAAGAGCTTCCGGTTAAATTCCCCAAATCGACTCTTCGGGAAAAAGCATTTGTGCGGGCTGCATCAAATTACGAAAAACAGGAAAAATGGGAACTCGCCGCAAATGTATACCTAAAGGCCGCCAATACCATTACCAACGCAGAATTTGCTATACCAACGCTGGCGAGTGCATCGGAATGTTACGAGAAAATCGACAATCATGATATGGCTGGAAAAATGTATGAGATTGTATTTGAGCGGTATGCCGATGACCCCAAAACTCCGCAGGCGCTCTATAAGGGTGCCTTGATTCTGGAAAAGGGAAAACTTTACGGTCGGGCAATCAAGGCTTATCATATTCTTGCAGAAAAGTATCCTAAGTCGGAATTTTCTGAAGACGCGAGTTTTTCTATCGGTATTTGCCATGAGAAGGCAGGTAACTATAGTGCAGCCGCCGAAGCGTTTTCTGATTTTGCAAAGAAGTTCTCAAACAAGGGCAAGCAGATAGAGGCATTAATCAATGCTGGCGATGCCTATTTCAAGCTGGGAGAGATGAAAAATGCTGAAAACAGCTATTTAAGTGCAACTGCACTTTACGACAAATTCAAAGACAAGGGTGATTTCAGCGTAGGAAGTATTGCCCGCGCTCATTATCGGCTTGGAGATATTTATTCCAAAGAGTTTAATGGCATTCAACTGACCGGTTCCCGTGAGCGTGATGTGAAAAAGGCAATAAAAGAAAAGGCCAAAGTTCTTGAAAAGGCTCTCAAGCAGTATGCAAAAGCTGTTGGAACCGGTGTTGAGGAGTGGGTGCTTCGTTCTACGTATCAGATTGGTGAACTGTTTATTGATTTCGCCGATGCGGAAAAGAACCAGAAAATATTCACCCGCCGGGCGGACGAGAAGATTGCTGCTCAAATAAAAATTATCATGAAATTGGAAAAATACTATGTCAAGGCAGCAGAAAAATATCAGTGGAATATTGAGAAGGCCCATGAACAGAATATTTCCGGTTCCTATGTTGATTCCTCAATAAACAGATTCATGGAAATGGGATATCGGAGAGGGCGGCTCTTTGAAGAAGTTGGTGAGTTGTTTGCTAATTCTCCTATTCCGCGGGGCTTGTCCGATGAAGAAAAGCGTGCTTACAAAGAGCTTCTTGAGGAGAAACGTCTTGAGGCTATGGATGCTGCGCTGCCCAAGTATTATGAAGCAATGGAGCTTGCTTCTCAATTGGGAATCTCCCAGAGCGTATGGAACGACAGTATCAAGGCACGAATCAGGATAATCGATCCGACTTCCGAGTGGTTAACAAAAGAAATTGTCGAATGGAAGCCGGCACCGAAAGATTCGACCCAGCAATCAATGCCTCAGGGGCAGATGGAACAAGCTTCGGAAGAAAAGGGGCTGGCAAGTGTGGAAAATCAGTCTAATACCGAAGATAATTCCGAAGATATTGAAAATGACACGGATAAAAAGAAAAAGCGAAGAAAAAGGAGAA